The stretch of DNA ATCTAGGGCCAGCAGCAGGCTACCTGGGCTGGGCTGCAGGGGCTGCTCCTGGGGCAGGCGGGCAATGGCTAACGCGGTGGTATTATTGGCCAGCGTGCCGAGTTTCGTAAGTTCGTCCTCCGTGACAATGTCAACGGGCACGGAGGATGGCAGCTGCGCCTGAATTTTCTCAGCAAAATCAGACGTAACAATCACCCGTTCCGTTAGAAGTCCGGAACTTAGCAGCTCTTTTACGCTTTTGCCGCCTTCTACCAGGAAAGCGGCGTGCCGAAGTCGATACTTCTTCAGGTGCAGCGCGTGCACGTATTTCGCTACTGCTTTTGAAACCATATTCGCTATTTAACGAGGCCCCCACCAGAGGGCTTTTTTCAGGAAAGAAAACGCGGGCGGCCCTGGGCAGCCTGCTGCTACTTAGTGGCCTAGCGGGCTGCTCACCGCTGCGCCTGCTCCAGCCGGGGCAGCGCCTGCTGAGCCGCGTGCAGATTGAGGGGGTCAAGAAAGCCGACCCTGAACGCCTGCAGGCTCTGGCGCAGCAGAAGCCCAATAGTACGTTTCCGCTGCCAAAGCTAGCAATCTATCAGCTAGGGCGTAAATTTTACAACCCCGAAAAGCTTCAGCGCAAGCTTGATGAGGACCGCACCCATTACGACCAGCTCATTAAGGAAGCCGGTACCGACTCTGTGGAAGTGGGTAAGCTCCTAACCAAGCGAGAGCGGCATACGCGGCGCCACCAGCTGGCCCTGGATAAGGGCAATGCCATTATGCGCATAGGGGAAGCGCCCGTCATTTACGACTCGGCCCTCACGCGGGCCAGCGTTGAGCAAATGGCCACGTTCCTTAAGTCTAAGGGCTTCTTTAGGAGTGGAGTTACAGCCACTGACACCGTGCCCACGCGGCTCTTCTCCCCGTTCCGGGTGTTTACCCTGCGCAGCCCCTTCCATACGGAACCCCGCCGCGTAACAGTGGTGTACCACGTTACGGAAAACGAGCCTTTCCACTACAGCCAGCTCGACTACGACATACAGGACACTGCGGTGGCAGAGCGGGTACTGATCAGCTTGCCCCAGAGCCTGCTGCACGTAGGAGACCAATACGATGAGGAAGTCATTGGGGCGGAGCGTAACCGCATTGAAGACCTGCTGAAAAACCAGGGGTACTATGATTTTCGCCAGCAATACATAACACTGGAAGCTGATACCAGTTTTGCCCCTACTACCGTGCGCCTACGCACCATCATCAGCAAGCCCAACCGCGGCGAGTACCATCGCCTCTACACCATCAGGCGGGTAAACTTCATTACTGATGCTGGCGTGGTGCGCTTTGGGCAGAACCGCGACACACTCATCCGCGACTCCATCTACTACCTGGCCTACAAGCACAAATTCAGCACCCGCACCCTCGACCGGAAAGTGGAAGTCCGGCCCGGCGAACCGTACAGCCAGATCAACACTCAGCTTACTCAACGCCAGCTGGCCAACCTGGATATGTTCCGCTTCAGTACGGTGACATACCGGCGCCTGCGCGGCGACGATGCCCCCACTGACTCAACCCGCGGCTTGCTGGATGCCACTATTAATGCTTCGCCGGCCAAGAAATACCAGGAAACCTCTGAATTTGGTGGCACCTACGTAGCGCGGCAAGTAGGGCCATTTGGCAATGTGCGCTTAAAAGTCAGGAATGTATTTGGAGGCGCTGAATTACTGGAATTCGGCGTGCGGGCCGGCTTTGAAGGGCAGTACAACATTGCCGGTCAAACCAGCGACAACACGAACAATAGCTTGCTTACCACGCAGCTAGGCGCAAACGTTAACCTGGTGCTGCCTCAGTTCCTGATTCCGTGGCGCCCCAACCGCTACCTGAATCAGTATAACCCCCGCACGCGTTTCAACGCCAGCTACACCTACGTAAAGCGGCCCGCCCAGTATACCCGCACCAACGTGGAGGGCACGCTGGACTATATCTGGCAACGCTCCACTTTCCATCAGTACGTGCTTACCCCCTTCGACCTAAGCATCGTTCGGACGGCAGCTATTACGGACACTTATTTCAACTTATTACAACAGTTATCGCTCACTCAGAACACACCCGTTCTACGCAGTTTTGATAACCTGTTTGTCCCGAGCTTTAGTGCTACCTCGCTGTATAATTCCAACGACTTCAACGAAACCCGGGCAGGCCAGTACCTTCGTCTCTTCGCCGAAGTTGGGGGCCTCACCCGAAATCTGTACCAAAAGCAGCCGGTAATTATCAGCCTCAGACCCACCGTGAATGACCGGCTGAAAACCTATGACTTTGCAAAGTTTACCGCTGATTACCGCCGCTACTACAAGCTCACTCCTCAAACATTCTTTGTGTATCGGCTTTCCGGTGGGGCAGTACGCTCTCTGACCAAAACGACTACCGAAACCCGCGGCGAAAACGGCCAGATTGTGCCTGGCAGCAGAACCAGCCAGCTCTTAGTGCCCTACGATAAATATCTGTTTGCTGGTGGCAGCTCAAGCGTGCGGGCCTGGAAGCCTCGCCGCCTTGGCACCGGCAGCTACACGCTCTATAAGCGCGATGCCAACGGTAATGAAACCACTGAGCGCAACTACGATCTGGAACAGCCGGGGGAGCTTTTGCTGGAAGGGAATGTAGAATACCGCTTCCCCATCTATAGCTTCGTTAAGGGTGCTCTCTTCACCGATTTTGGCAATGTGTGGTCCTTGCAGAAGGAGCCCCAGCGGCCGGGCGCACAGTTTCAGCTCAGCAAATTTTACCGGCAGTTCGCCGTTGGCTCCGGCTTCGGCGTCCGTTTCGACTTCAGCTTCCTGATTCTGCGCCTCGATATTGCTACCAAGGTATACGACCCTAATGCTCCTAACAACAAGTGGGCAATTAGCCGCTTCAGCCTCAAAGAAGATCAAACGGCCTTTAACTTAGGCATCGGCTATCCATTCTAAGTGATGACAGGCTAAAAGGGTGACTAAGTGAAGTGGCCTAGCGGCTCTGTTATTGTGAGCGGAGCACCCGCAGGACAGCACAACTACTCGTACCTTCTCTAGGCCTGAAGCCGTTGATAAGGTAAAAGCCCTTACCTCCTGCACGGAAGTAAGGGCTTTTAAATAGAGCCATCTCGCGAAGACAGGCCTAGGGCACCTTATACTCAGTCACTATTTGGGGGTGCTACCTAATAGCCTAACAGCTCAGCTAAAGCCACACCTACTTTCTCGGCGCTAGGTAGCATTTGCTTCTCTAGCTCCACATTTAGGGCAATGGCGGGCAGGTTGGCGGCGCCTAACGTAAACACGGGCGCATCGAGGTTACGGAAGCAGGTGCGCTGAATGCGACCCGCCAGGCTCTCAGCAAATGAATTCATGAGAGGCTCTTCGGTCAAAACCAAGGCCTTGCCGTGGCGGCGCACGGCGGCTTCCACCGCGTCATAATCCAGGGGGTTTAGGGTACGAAGGTCTAGCACC from Hymenobacter taeanensis encodes:
- a CDS encoding BamA/TamA family outer membrane protein encodes the protein MKPYSLFNEAPTRGLFSGKKTRAALGSLLLLSGLAGCSPLRLLQPGQRLLSRVQIEGVKKADPERLQALAQQKPNSTFPLPKLAIYQLGRKFYNPEKLQRKLDEDRTHYDQLIKEAGTDSVEVGKLLTKRERHTRRHQLALDKGNAIMRIGEAPVIYDSALTRASVEQMATFLKSKGFFRSGVTATDTVPTRLFSPFRVFTLRSPFHTEPRRVTVVYHVTENEPFHYSQLDYDIQDTAVAERVLISLPQSLLHVGDQYDEEVIGAERNRIEDLLKNQGYYDFRQQYITLEADTSFAPTTVRLRTIISKPNRGEYHRLYTIRRVNFITDAGVVRFGQNRDTLIRDSIYYLAYKHKFSTRTLDRKVEVRPGEPYSQINTQLTQRQLANLDMFRFSTVTYRRLRGDDAPTDSTRGLLDATINASPAKKYQETSEFGGTYVARQVGPFGNVRLKVRNVFGGAELLEFGVRAGFEGQYNIAGQTSDNTNNSLLTTQLGANVNLVLPQFLIPWRPNRYLNQYNPRTRFNASYTYVKRPAQYTRTNVEGTLDYIWQRSTFHQYVLTPFDLSIVRTAAITDTYFNLLQQLSLTQNTPVLRSFDNLFVPSFSATSLYNSNDFNETRAGQYLRLFAEVGGLTRNLYQKQPVIISLRPTVNDRLKTYDFAKFTADYRRYYKLTPQTFFVYRLSGGAVRSLTKTTTETRGENGQIVPGSRTSQLLVPYDKYLFAGGSSSVRAWKPRRLGTGSYTLYKRDANGNETTERNYDLEQPGELLLEGNVEYRFPIYSFVKGALFTDFGNVWSLQKEPQRPGAQFQLSKFYRQFAVGSGFGVRFDFSFLILRLDIATKVYDPNAPNNKWAISRFSLKEDQTAFNLGIGYPF